The following proteins come from a genomic window of Yinghuangia sp. ASG 101:
- a CDS encoding GntR family transcriptional regulator, translating to MDITLDPASSVPPFEQVRAQVAEQARAGVLPVGTKLPTVRALAADLGLAVNTVARAYRELEADAVVETRGRHGTFVAAVGDTAHREAAEAAGDYARRVRRLGLPRDAALAAVVTALDAAYTKP from the coding sequence ATGGACATCACGCTGGACCCGGCGTCGTCGGTGCCGCCTTTCGAACAGGTCAGGGCGCAGGTCGCGGAGCAGGCCCGGGCGGGCGTGCTGCCGGTGGGCACCAAGCTGCCGACCGTGCGCGCGCTCGCCGCGGACCTCGGTCTGGCGGTCAACACGGTCGCCCGCGCGTACCGCGAACTGGAGGCGGACGCGGTCGTCGAGACCCGGGGCCGGCACGGCACCTTCGTCGCGGCGGTCGGCGACACCGCGCACCGCGAGGCGGCCGAGGCCGCCGGCGACTACGCGCGGCGCGTACGCCGGCTCGGCCTGCCCCGCGACGCGGCGCTCGCGGCGGTGGTCACCGCTCTCGACGCCGCGTATACCAAGCCCTGA